A single genomic interval of Apis cerana isolate GH-2021 linkage group LG14, AcerK_1.0, whole genome shotgun sequence harbors:
- the LOC108004463 gene encoding small ribosomal subunit protein uS13 → MSLVIPEKFQHILRVMGTNIDGNRKVMFAMTAIKGVGRRYANIVLKKADIDLDKRAGECSEEEVEKIVTIMANPRQYKIPDWFLNRQKDIVDGKYSQLTSSYLDSKLREDLERMKKIRAHRGLRHYWGLRVRGQHTKTTGRRGRTVGVSKKK, encoded by the exons ATG tCTCTCGTAATTCcggaaaaatttcaacatattCTTCGTGTCATGGGCACGAATATTGATGGTAATAGAAAAGTTATGTTTGCTATGACAGCAATTAAAGGTGTTGGTCGTCGTTATGctaatatagttttaaaaaaagctGATATCGACTTAGATAAGCGTGCTGGAGAATGTTCAGAAGAAGaa gttgaaaaaattgttacaatcATGGCTAATCCTAGACAATACAAGATTCCTGATTGGTTTTTGAATAGGCAAAAAGATATTGTAGATGGTAAATATTCACAG ctcACTAGTTCTTATTTGGATTCAAAACTTCGTGAAGATTTGGAACGAATGAAGAAAATTCGTGCTCATAGAGGTTTGCGTCATTATTGGGGTTTGCGTGTACGTGGTCAGCATACAAAAACTACAGGTCGTCGTGGACGCACAGTGGGTGTATCgaaaaagaagtaa
- the LOC108004462 gene encoding endophilin-B1 isoform X2 produces the protein MDLNVKKLVKDAGAALSRVVQLTEETLGTSEKTELDAHLEHLADRANATKTWTEKILRNMEAVLTPNPGNRIEDFFYEKIDKKKPNRLSNLEYVGMDMIEAGNNFGPGNAYGSALNKVGQCQQKLGQIERSFIKDAAICYIQPLRKFLESEMKTVTKEMSILENKRLDLDACKNRVRKARSMLGQQSAERELRVAQSDFDRQAEIVKLLLEGVSSSQAGHLRCLHEFVEAQARYYAQCHATMQDLQRELAGLSGGPYHPTTLSTSNVSGNDDEQLARVLCDFSASNSEELSVVQNEVITVIEIPGDEDYVMGISGSKRGKIPVAYLELINIYK, from the exons atggatttaaatgttaaaaaattagtaaaagatGCTGGTGCTGCACTTAGTAGGGTTGTGCAG ttaacAGAAGAAACATTAGGAACATCTGAAAAAACTGAATTAGATGCACATTTAGAACATCTTGCAGATAGAGCAAATGCAACTAAAACATGGACTGAAAAAATTCTTAGGAATATGGAAGCAGTACTTACTCCAAATCcag GCAatagaattgaagattttttttatgaaaaaattgataagaagAAACCTAACAGATTGAGTAATCTAGAATATGTAGGCATGGATATGATAGAAGCAGGAAACAATTTTGGTCCAGGAAATGCTTAtg gTAGTGCATTAAATAAAGTTGGACAATGTCAACAAAAGTTAGGACAAATTGAAAgaagttttattaaagatgcagctatttgttatatacaacctttaagaaaatttttagaaagtgAAATGAAAACTGTTACTAAAGAAATGtcaatattggaaaataagcg actaGATTTAGATGCATGTAAAAATCGAGTAAGAAAAGCAAGAAGTATGTTGGGTCAACAGAGT GCAGAGAGGGAGTTGAGAGTAGCACAATCGGACTTCGATCGTCAAGCAGAGATTGTAAAGTTATTATTGGAAGGAGTTTCAAGTTCTCAGGCAGGACACTTACGTTGCTTACATGAATTTGTTGAAGCACAAGCACGATATTATGCTCAATGTCATGCAACAATGCAAGATTTACAACGTGAACTTGCTgg CTTATCTGGGGGTCCTTATCATCCGACTACCTTATCAACATCCAATGTATCAGGGAATGATGATGAACAACTTGCAAGGGTATTATGCGATTTTTCTGCGAGCAATTCTGAAGAATTAAGCGTCGTACAAAATGAG GTAATTACAGTTATTGAAATACCTGGTGATGAGGACTATGTAATGGGGATAAGTGGATCAAAACGAGGAAAAATACCCGTAGCATATTtagaattgattaatatttataaatga
- the LOC108004462 gene encoding endophilin-B1 isoform X1, which translates to MDLNVKKLVKDAGAALSRVVQLTEETLGTSEKTELDAHLEHLADRANATKTWTEKILRNMEAVLTPNPGNRIEDFFYEKIDKKKPNRLSNLEYVGMDMIEAGNNFGPGNAYGSALNKVGQCQQKLGQIERSFIKDAAICYIQPLRKFLESEMKTVTKEMSILENKRLDLDACKNRVRKARSMLGQQSESGVSPEVLLDQAERELRVAQSDFDRQAEIVKLLLEGVSSSQAGHLRCLHEFVEAQARYYAQCHATMQDLQRELAGLSGGPYHPTTLSTSNVSGNDDEQLARVLCDFSASNSEELSVVQNEVITVIEIPGDEDYVMGISGSKRGKIPVAYLELINIYK; encoded by the exons atggatttaaatgttaaaaaattagtaaaagatGCTGGTGCTGCACTTAGTAGGGTTGTGCAG ttaacAGAAGAAACATTAGGAACATCTGAAAAAACTGAATTAGATGCACATTTAGAACATCTTGCAGATAGAGCAAATGCAACTAAAACATGGACTGAAAAAATTCTTAGGAATATGGAAGCAGTACTTACTCCAAATCcag GCAatagaattgaagattttttttatgaaaaaattgataagaagAAACCTAACAGATTGAGTAATCTAGAATATGTAGGCATGGATATGATAGAAGCAGGAAACAATTTTGGTCCAGGAAATGCTTAtg gTAGTGCATTAAATAAAGTTGGACAATGTCAACAAAAGTTAGGACAAATTGAAAgaagttttattaaagatgcagctatttgttatatacaacctttaagaaaatttttagaaagtgAAATGAAAACTGTTACTAAAGAAATGtcaatattggaaaataagcg actaGATTTAGATGCATGTAAAAATCGAGTAAGAAAAGCAAGAAGTATGTTGGGTCAACAGAGT GAGTCTGGGGTATCTCCTGAAGTATTACTTGATCAG GCAGAGAGGGAGTTGAGAGTAGCACAATCGGACTTCGATCGTCAAGCAGAGATTGTAAAGTTATTATTGGAAGGAGTTTCAAGTTCTCAGGCAGGACACTTACGTTGCTTACATGAATTTGTTGAAGCACAAGCACGATATTATGCTCAATGTCATGCAACAATGCAAGATTTACAACGTGAACTTGCTgg CTTATCTGGGGGTCCTTATCATCCGACTACCTTATCAACATCCAATGTATCAGGGAATGATGATGAACAACTTGCAAGGGTATTATGCGATTTTTCTGCGAGCAATTCTGAAGAATTAAGCGTCGTACAAAATGAG GTAATTACAGTTATTGAAATACCTGGTGATGAGGACTATGTAATGGGGATAAGTGGATCAAAACGAGGAAAAATACCCGTAGCATATTtagaattgattaatatttataaatga
- the LOC108004462 gene encoding endophilin-B1 isoform X5 yields the protein MEAVLTPNPGNRIEDFFYEKIDKKKPNRLSNLEYVGMDMIEAGNNFGPGNAYGSALNKVGQCQQKLGQIERSFIKDAAICYIQPLRKFLESEMKTVTKEMSILENKRLDLDACKNRVRKARSMLGQQSESGVSPEVLLDQAERELRVAQSDFDRQAEIVKLLLEGVSSSQAGHLRCLHEFVEAQARYYAQCHATMQDLQRELAGLSGGPYHPTTLSTSNVSGNDDEQLARVLCDFSASNSEELSVVQNEVITVIEIPGDEDYVMGISGSKRGKIPVAYLELINIYK from the exons ATGGAAGCAGTACTTACTCCAAATCcag GCAatagaattgaagattttttttatgaaaaaattgataagaagAAACCTAACAGATTGAGTAATCTAGAATATGTAGGCATGGATATGATAGAAGCAGGAAACAATTTTGGTCCAGGAAATGCTTAtg gTAGTGCATTAAATAAAGTTGGACAATGTCAACAAAAGTTAGGACAAATTGAAAgaagttttattaaagatgcagctatttgttatatacaacctttaagaaaatttttagaaagtgAAATGAAAACTGTTACTAAAGAAATGtcaatattggaaaataagcg actaGATTTAGATGCATGTAAAAATCGAGTAAGAAAAGCAAGAAGTATGTTGGGTCAACAGAGT GAGTCTGGGGTATCTCCTGAAGTATTACTTGATCAG GCAGAGAGGGAGTTGAGAGTAGCACAATCGGACTTCGATCGTCAAGCAGAGATTGTAAAGTTATTATTGGAAGGAGTTTCAAGTTCTCAGGCAGGACACTTACGTTGCTTACATGAATTTGTTGAAGCACAAGCACGATATTATGCTCAATGTCATGCAACAATGCAAGATTTACAACGTGAACTTGCTgg CTTATCTGGGGGTCCTTATCATCCGACTACCTTATCAACATCCAATGTATCAGGGAATGATGATGAACAACTTGCAAGGGTATTATGCGATTTTTCTGCGAGCAATTCTGAAGAATTAAGCGTCGTACAAAATGAG GTAATTACAGTTATTGAAATACCTGGTGATGAGGACTATGTAATGGGGATAAGTGGATCAAAACGAGGAAAAATACCCGTAGCATATTtagaattgattaatatttataaatga
- the LOC108004462 gene encoding endophilin-B1 isoform X4, protein MDLNVKKLVKDAGAALSRVVQLTEETLGTSEKTELDAHLEHLADRANATKTWTEKILRNMEAVLTPNPGNRIEDFFYEKIDKKKPNRLSNLEYVGMDMIEAGNNFGPGNAYGSALNKVGQCQQKLGQIERSFIKDAAICYIQPLRKFLESEMKTVTKEMSILENKRLDLDACKNRVRKARSMLGQQSAERELRVAQSDFDRQAEIVKLLLEGVSSSQAGHLRCLHEFVEAQARYYAQCHATMQDLQRELAGTRQPSPLLRVNSEDVIELTPSNSQSQNSSIHPPLAGSTYVTATFDTDISKV, encoded by the exons atggatttaaatgttaaaaaattagtaaaagatGCTGGTGCTGCACTTAGTAGGGTTGTGCAG ttaacAGAAGAAACATTAGGAACATCTGAAAAAACTGAATTAGATGCACATTTAGAACATCTTGCAGATAGAGCAAATGCAACTAAAACATGGACTGAAAAAATTCTTAGGAATATGGAAGCAGTACTTACTCCAAATCcag GCAatagaattgaagattttttttatgaaaaaattgataagaagAAACCTAACAGATTGAGTAATCTAGAATATGTAGGCATGGATATGATAGAAGCAGGAAACAATTTTGGTCCAGGAAATGCTTAtg gTAGTGCATTAAATAAAGTTGGACAATGTCAACAAAAGTTAGGACAAATTGAAAgaagttttattaaagatgcagctatttgttatatacaacctttaagaaaatttttagaaagtgAAATGAAAACTGTTACTAAAGAAATGtcaatattggaaaataagcg actaGATTTAGATGCATGTAAAAATCGAGTAAGAAAAGCAAGAAGTATGTTGGGTCAACAGAGT GCAGAGAGGGAGTTGAGAGTAGCACAATCGGACTTCGATCGTCAAGCAGAGATTGTAAAGTTATTATTGGAAGGAGTTTCAAGTTCTCAGGCAGGACACTTACGTTGCTTACATGAATTTGTTGAAGCACAAGCACGATATTATGCTCAATGTCATGCAACAATGCAAGATTTACAACGTGAACTTGCTgg GACGCGTCAACCAAGTCCTTTGCTGCGAGTCAACAGCGAAGATGTGATCGAGTTAACACCTTCAAATTCACAATCCCAAAATTCCTCTATACATCCACCACTTGCTGGTTCTACCTATGTTACTGCTACCTTTGATACTGATATCTCGAAAGTTTAG
- the LOC108004462 gene encoding endophilin-B1 isoform X3 encodes MDLNVKKLVKDAGAALSRVVQLTEETLGTSEKTELDAHLEHLADRANATKTWTEKILRNMEAVLTPNPGNRIEDFFYEKIDKKKPNRLSNLEYVGMDMIEAGNNFGPGNAYGSALNKVGQCQQKLGQIERSFIKDAAICYIQPLRKFLESEMKTVTKEMSILENKRLDLDACKNRVRKARSMLGQQSESGVSPEVLLDQAERELRVAQSDFDRQAEIVKLLLEGVSSSQAGHLRCLHEFVEAQARYYAQCHATMQDLQRELAGTRQPSPLLRVNSEDVIELTPSNSQSQNSSIHPPLAGSTYVTATFDTDISKV; translated from the exons atggatttaaatgttaaaaaattagtaaaagatGCTGGTGCTGCACTTAGTAGGGTTGTGCAG ttaacAGAAGAAACATTAGGAACATCTGAAAAAACTGAATTAGATGCACATTTAGAACATCTTGCAGATAGAGCAAATGCAACTAAAACATGGACTGAAAAAATTCTTAGGAATATGGAAGCAGTACTTACTCCAAATCcag GCAatagaattgaagattttttttatgaaaaaattgataagaagAAACCTAACAGATTGAGTAATCTAGAATATGTAGGCATGGATATGATAGAAGCAGGAAACAATTTTGGTCCAGGAAATGCTTAtg gTAGTGCATTAAATAAAGTTGGACAATGTCAACAAAAGTTAGGACAAATTGAAAgaagttttattaaagatgcagctatttgttatatacaacctttaagaaaatttttagaaagtgAAATGAAAACTGTTACTAAAGAAATGtcaatattggaaaataagcg actaGATTTAGATGCATGTAAAAATCGAGTAAGAAAAGCAAGAAGTATGTTGGGTCAACAGAGT GAGTCTGGGGTATCTCCTGAAGTATTACTTGATCAG GCAGAGAGGGAGTTGAGAGTAGCACAATCGGACTTCGATCGTCAAGCAGAGATTGTAAAGTTATTATTGGAAGGAGTTTCAAGTTCTCAGGCAGGACACTTACGTTGCTTACATGAATTTGTTGAAGCACAAGCACGATATTATGCTCAATGTCATGCAACAATGCAAGATTTACAACGTGAACTTGCTgg GACGCGTCAACCAAGTCCTTTGCTGCGAGTCAACAGCGAAGATGTGATCGAGTTAACACCTTCAAATTCACAATCCCAAAATTCCTCTATACATCCACCACTTGCTGGTTCTACCTATGTTACTGCTACCTTTGATACTGATATCTCGAAAGTTTAG
- the LOC108004455 gene encoding CDP-diacylglycerol--glycerol-3-phosphate 3-phosphatidyltransferase, mitochondrial isoform X2, which translates to MFHTKKLLISNQIELKFSCSSIIKNITSITMTTEEKDLEFETIHSELHTLTWLHKNTPCFALRGSEIKIIHEPNVFYSILVEKCKNARKRITFASLYLGTGKLESNLVNAINEALISSNGNVEVKILLDFMRGSRGKLNSRKMLKPLLNGKYSHSCQIFLYHTPKLRGFLKMIIPDRFNELIGLQHMKLYMIDDDIIISGANLSNDYFTNRQDRYFLIENCKELCDFYDELIQKVGEFSFVLQSDGSTILNSMKIDPLKDPITFIEEAAYSIRILFQKQFEESSDLEKIEKNLDIDTWVFPLIQMGQLNIYHDSQITCKLLQTAPPGSTLKLATGYFNLTSEYSEALLKHCQATCHLLTAHPSTNGFFSAKGIAGCIPAAYTKLEESFVKNCNKLGQQNRITLWEFIKPGWTYHAKGLWYFLPNQEKPCLTLIGSPNFGYRSVNKDLETQIAILTKNKNLQHELQKEHERLFSCATRVTNKTFFEQDRIPPTWVCAIVALFRYYF; encoded by the exons at gtTTCATACaaagaaactattaatatcaaatcaaatagAGTTAAAGTTTTCTTGttcatctataataaaaaatattacttcaaTTACTATGACAACTGAAGAAAAAGACTTAGAATTTGAAACAATACACTCTGAATTGCATACATTAACATGgttacataaaaatacacCTTGTTTTGCCTTAAGAGGATCTGAG atcaaaataattcatgaaccaaatgtattttattctattcttgtagaaaaatgtaaaaatgcaagaaaaagaataacattTGCATCATTGTATTTAGGCACAGGAAAATTAGAATCTAATTTA gtaAATGCTATTAATGAAGCTTTAATTTCAAGCAATGGTAATGttgaagttaaaattttattagattttatgaGAGGATCCAGaggtaaattaaattctcgtaAAATGTTGAAACCATTacttaatggaaaatatagtCATAGTTgtcagatttttttatatcatactcCTAAACTTcgtggatttttaaaaatgattattccaGATCgctttaatgaattaataggATTACaacatatgaaattatatatgatagatgatgatataataattagtgg tgctAATCTTAGCAATGATTATTTTACTAATAGACAAGATCGTTATTTTCTGATTGAGAATTGTAAAGAACTTTGTGATTTTTATGACGAGTTAATTCAAAAAGTAGGAGAATTTAGTTTTGTGCTTCAATCAGATGGaagtacaatattaaattctatgaaaattGATCCTCTTAAAGATCCTATCACATTTATAGAAGAAGCAGCATAtagtataagaattttatttcagaagCAATTTGAAGAATCTTCTGATCTTGAAAAAatag aaaaaaatttagatatagatACTTGGGTTTTTCCTTTAATACAAATGggccaattaaatatttatcatgataGTCAAATAACATGTAAACTTCTACAGACAGCTCCACCAGGCTCAACTCTCAAATTAGCAACtggttatttcaatttaacttCAGAATATAGTGAAGCATTACTTAAACATTGCCAAGCAACATGTCATCTTTTAACAGCGCATCCATCTACTAATGGTTTCTTct cTGCAAAGGGTATTGCTGGTTGTATCCCAGCAGCATACACAAAATTAGAGGaatcatttgttaaaaattgcaataaattagGACAACAAAATAGAATAACTTTATGGGAATTTATTAAACCAGGATGGACTTATCATGCCAAAGGACTTTGGTATTTTTTACCAAATCAAGAAAAACCCTGTCTTACTCTTATTGGATCTCCTAATTTTg GTTATAGATCAGTTAACAAAGATTTAGAAACCCAAATTGCTATTTtaaccaaaaataaaaatttacaacatGAACTACAAAAAGAGCATGAACGCTTATTTTCGTGTGCGACACGTGTAacgaataaaacattttttgaacAAGATAGAATTCCTCCGACTTGGGTATGTGCTATTGTTGCTCTATTTcgatactatttttaa
- the LOC108004455 gene encoding CDP-diacylglycerol--glycerol-3-phosphate 3-phosphatidyltransferase, mitochondrial isoform X1: MHNLIPKTAKWFHTKKLLISNQIELKFSCSSIIKNITSITMTTEEKDLEFETIHSELHTLTWLHKNTPCFALRGSEIKIIHEPNVFYSILVEKCKNARKRITFASLYLGTGKLESNLVNAINEALISSNGNVEVKILLDFMRGSRGKLNSRKMLKPLLNGKYSHSCQIFLYHTPKLRGFLKMIIPDRFNELIGLQHMKLYMIDDDIIISGANLSNDYFTNRQDRYFLIENCKELCDFYDELIQKVGEFSFVLQSDGSTILNSMKIDPLKDPITFIEEAAYSIRILFQKQFEESSDLEKIEKNLDIDTWVFPLIQMGQLNIYHDSQITCKLLQTAPPGSTLKLATGYFNLTSEYSEALLKHCQATCHLLTAHPSTNGFFSAKGIAGCIPAAYTKLEESFVKNCNKLGQQNRITLWEFIKPGWTYHAKGLWYFLPNQEKPCLTLIGSPNFGYRSVNKDLETQIAILTKNKNLQHELQKEHERLFSCATRVTNKTFFEQDRIPPTWVCAIVALFRYYF, translated from the exons ATGCATAATTTAATTCCTAAAACTGCAAAGTG gtTTCATACaaagaaactattaatatcaaatcaaatagAGTTAAAGTTTTCTTGttcatctataataaaaaatattacttcaaTTACTATGACAACTGAAGAAAAAGACTTAGAATTTGAAACAATACACTCTGAATTGCATACATTAACATGgttacataaaaatacacCTTGTTTTGCCTTAAGAGGATCTGAG atcaaaataattcatgaaccaaatgtattttattctattcttgtagaaaaatgtaaaaatgcaagaaaaagaataacattTGCATCATTGTATTTAGGCACAGGAAAATTAGAATCTAATTTA gtaAATGCTATTAATGAAGCTTTAATTTCAAGCAATGGTAATGttgaagttaaaattttattagattttatgaGAGGATCCAGaggtaaattaaattctcgtaAAATGTTGAAACCATTacttaatggaaaatatagtCATAGTTgtcagatttttttatatcatactcCTAAACTTcgtggatttttaaaaatgattattccaGATCgctttaatgaattaataggATTACaacatatgaaattatatatgatagatgatgatataataattagtgg tgctAATCTTAGCAATGATTATTTTACTAATAGACAAGATCGTTATTTTCTGATTGAGAATTGTAAAGAACTTTGTGATTTTTATGACGAGTTAATTCAAAAAGTAGGAGAATTTAGTTTTGTGCTTCAATCAGATGGaagtacaatattaaattctatgaaaattGATCCTCTTAAAGATCCTATCACATTTATAGAAGAAGCAGCATAtagtataagaattttatttcagaagCAATTTGAAGAATCTTCTGATCTTGAAAAAatag aaaaaaatttagatatagatACTTGGGTTTTTCCTTTAATACAAATGggccaattaaatatttatcatgataGTCAAATAACATGTAAACTTCTACAGACAGCTCCACCAGGCTCAACTCTCAAATTAGCAACtggttatttcaatttaacttCAGAATATAGTGAAGCATTACTTAAACATTGCCAAGCAACATGTCATCTTTTAACAGCGCATCCATCTACTAATGGTTTCTTct cTGCAAAGGGTATTGCTGGTTGTATCCCAGCAGCATACACAAAATTAGAGGaatcatttgttaaaaattgcaataaattagGACAACAAAATAGAATAACTTTATGGGAATTTATTAAACCAGGATGGACTTATCATGCCAAAGGACTTTGGTATTTTTTACCAAATCAAGAAAAACCCTGTCTTACTCTTATTGGATCTCCTAATTTTg GTTATAGATCAGTTAACAAAGATTTAGAAACCCAAATTGCTATTTtaaccaaaaataaaaatttacaacatGAACTACAAAAAGAGCATGAACGCTTATTTTCGTGTGCGACACGTGTAacgaataaaacattttttgaacAAGATAGAATTCCTCCGACTTGGGTATGTGCTATTGTTGCTCTATTTcgatactatttttaa
- the LOC108004455 gene encoding CDP-diacylglycerol--glycerol-3-phosphate 3-phosphatidyltransferase, mitochondrial isoform X3 — protein MTTEEKDLEFETIHSELHTLTWLHKNTPCFALRGSEIKIIHEPNVFYSILVEKCKNARKRITFASLYLGTGKLESNLVNAINEALISSNGNVEVKILLDFMRGSRGKLNSRKMLKPLLNGKYSHSCQIFLYHTPKLRGFLKMIIPDRFNELIGLQHMKLYMIDDDIIISGANLSNDYFTNRQDRYFLIENCKELCDFYDELIQKVGEFSFVLQSDGSTILNSMKIDPLKDPITFIEEAAYSIRILFQKQFEESSDLEKIEKNLDIDTWVFPLIQMGQLNIYHDSQITCKLLQTAPPGSTLKLATGYFNLTSEYSEALLKHCQATCHLLTAHPSTNGFFSAKGIAGCIPAAYTKLEESFVKNCNKLGQQNRITLWEFIKPGWTYHAKGLWYFLPNQEKPCLTLIGSPNFGYRSVNKDLETQIAILTKNKNLQHELQKEHERLFSCATRVTNKTFFEQDRIPPTWVCAIVALFRYYF, from the exons ATGACAACTGAAGAAAAAGACTTAGAATTTGAAACAATACACTCTGAATTGCATACATTAACATGgttacataaaaatacacCTTGTTTTGCCTTAAGAGGATCTGAG atcaaaataattcatgaaccaaatgtattttattctattcttgtagaaaaatgtaaaaatgcaagaaaaagaataacattTGCATCATTGTATTTAGGCACAGGAAAATTAGAATCTAATTTA gtaAATGCTATTAATGAAGCTTTAATTTCAAGCAATGGTAATGttgaagttaaaattttattagattttatgaGAGGATCCAGaggtaaattaaattctcgtaAAATGTTGAAACCATTacttaatggaaaatatagtCATAGTTgtcagatttttttatatcatactcCTAAACTTcgtggatttttaaaaatgattattccaGATCgctttaatgaattaataggATTACaacatatgaaattatatatgatagatgatgatataataattagtgg tgctAATCTTAGCAATGATTATTTTACTAATAGACAAGATCGTTATTTTCTGATTGAGAATTGTAAAGAACTTTGTGATTTTTATGACGAGTTAATTCAAAAAGTAGGAGAATTTAGTTTTGTGCTTCAATCAGATGGaagtacaatattaaattctatgaaaattGATCCTCTTAAAGATCCTATCACATTTATAGAAGAAGCAGCATAtagtataagaattttatttcagaagCAATTTGAAGAATCTTCTGATCTTGAAAAAatag aaaaaaatttagatatagatACTTGGGTTTTTCCTTTAATACAAATGggccaattaaatatttatcatgataGTCAAATAACATGTAAACTTCTACAGACAGCTCCACCAGGCTCAACTCTCAAATTAGCAACtggttatttcaatttaacttCAGAATATAGTGAAGCATTACTTAAACATTGCCAAGCAACATGTCATCTTTTAACAGCGCATCCATCTACTAATGGTTTCTTct cTGCAAAGGGTATTGCTGGTTGTATCCCAGCAGCATACACAAAATTAGAGGaatcatttgttaaaaattgcaataaattagGACAACAAAATAGAATAACTTTATGGGAATTTATTAAACCAGGATGGACTTATCATGCCAAAGGACTTTGGTATTTTTTACCAAATCAAGAAAAACCCTGTCTTACTCTTATTGGATCTCCTAATTTTg GTTATAGATCAGTTAACAAAGATTTAGAAACCCAAATTGCTATTTtaaccaaaaataaaaatttacaacatGAACTACAAAAAGAGCATGAACGCTTATTTTCGTGTGCGACACGTGTAacgaataaaacattttttgaacAAGATAGAATTCCTCCGACTTGGGTATGTGCTATTGTTGCTCTATTTcgatactatttttaa